One segment of Candidatus Neomarinimicrobiota bacterium DNA contains the following:
- a CDS encoding AMP-binding protein yields the protein MITPKILFQNAKDFATEPAISVRDSDGNWYSNNWSELSADVMDISKSLLALGLESNDKISIYSYNRKEWFGAYLGVQAVGGAAVGVYHTCSSKEVEWIVGNSDSKIVFVGNNPGDNDDKKRMPNHRIHKILDNLEKVETVVLMDGIEMISHEKVVSWDDFIAKGKGVSENNVKERLSQVDENNTACLIYTSGTTGNPKGVELTHKNWTFEIAASVSTFKFYQGERYLSWLPLAHVFGQFVDINYWIHNGLHLYICDNPLYVVDYAKEVKPHLFIGVPRIYEKIYSTLKSVIDGKAILKYGLKVPGLSKLLKGKLKEAIGFTETRFLISGAAPINPNILVLFQSLGIPLFEGYGMTENSAGSTINWSEHNKIGTVGKAIPGTEIAVAEDGEVLMRGDHVMKGYYKNEVATNETIIDGWLYTGDVGEIDSEGYLKITGRKKEIYVSSGGKNIAPLVIEETMKSIPLVSQCFLVGDGRKYCSALFTLDIGVILRDKIGIEAHKIPKDPIEQIKLLEEGGHTLSDFTKSEDIFDEIQSQVDELNGQFSNPEQLKKFSILPRDFTIDDGELTPTLKIRRIQIRENWSSVIETMYTD from the coding sequence ATGATAACACCAAAAATACTTTTTCAAAATGCAAAAGACTTTGCGACAGAACCGGCAATTTCCGTCAGAGATTCTGATGGAAATTGGTACTCTAATAATTGGTCCGAATTGAGTGCAGATGTTATGGATATTTCCAAATCTCTTTTGGCTCTTGGGCTTGAATCTAATGATAAAATCAGTATTTATAGTTATAATAGAAAAGAATGGTTTGGCGCATATTTGGGGGTCCAAGCGGTTGGGGGTGCTGCTGTAGGTGTATATCATACCTGTTCATCAAAAGAGGTAGAGTGGATCGTTGGCAATTCAGATTCTAAAATCGTGTTTGTTGGGAATAATCCAGGGGATAATGATGACAAGAAGAGAATGCCGAACCACCGTATCCATAAAATTTTGGATAATCTCGAAAAAGTTGAAACGGTCGTATTGATGGATGGCATTGAAATGATAAGTCATGAAAAAGTTGTTTCTTGGGATGATTTTATTGCTAAAGGTAAGGGTGTCTCCGAAAATAATGTGAAAGAAAGACTCAGTCAAGTTGATGAAAATAACACCGCCTGTTTGATTTACACATCCGGAACAACGGGGAATCCAAAAGGGGTTGAATTAACACATAAAAATTGGACATTTGAAATTGCAGCCAGTGTTTCAACATTCAAGTTCTATCAAGGGGAGAGGTACTTGTCCTGGTTACCCCTGGCCCATGTATTTGGTCAATTTGTTGATATCAATTACTGGATACACAACGGACTTCATCTTTATATTTGTGATAATCCACTTTATGTAGTGGACTATGCAAAAGAGGTTAAGCCACATTTATTCATTGGCGTACCACGGATTTATGAAAAAATATATTCCACCTTGAAATCAGTAATCGATGGAAAAGCTATTCTTAAGTATGGTTTAAAGGTTCCCGGACTTTCTAAGCTCTTAAAAGGCAAACTTAAGGAAGCGATTGGGTTTACAGAAACACGGTTTTTAATCTCTGGTGCAGCACCTATAAATCCAAATATTTTAGTTCTTTTCCAATCCCTAGGAATACCACTATTTGAAGGTTACGGTATGACGGAGAATTCTGCCGGATCCACTATTAATTGGAGTGAACATAACAAGATTGGCACTGTAGGTAAAGCAATTCCTGGAACAGAAATTGCCGTGGCTGAAGATGGTGAAGTTTTAATGCGCGGTGATCACGTCATGAAAGGCTATTATAAAAATGAAGTAGCGACTAACGAAACCATTATTGATGGCTGGCTTTATACTGGCGATGTTGGTGAGATTGATTCAGAAGGATATCTTAAAATCACGGGACGGAAAAAAGAAATATACGTAAGTTCAGGTGGAAAAAATATTGCCCCCCTTGTTATCGAAGAAACAATGAAATCAATTCCATTGGTTTCTCAATGCTTTTTAGTTGGGGACGGTAGGAAGTATTGTTCAGCTTTATTTACACTTGACATTGGTGTGATTCTTCGAGATAAAATTGGAATTGAGGCACATAAAATACCAAAAGATCCAATTGAGCAAATAAAACTTTTAGAAGAGGGGGGGCATACTTTGTCTGATTTTACTAAAAGTGAAGATATTTTCGATGAAATACAATCCCAAGTGGATGAATTGAACGGGCAATTCTCTAACCCAGAGCAGCTTAAAAAGTTCTCAATTCTACCGCGTGATTTCACCATTGATGATGGTGAATTAACTCCTACTCTTAAAATTCGCCGTATTCAAATCAGGGAAAATTGGTCTAGTGTAATCGAGACTATGTATACGGATTGA
- a CDS encoding DUF309 domain-containing protein codes for MLKSQKEMTIFYKGIDYFNDNQYKKAHKEWEILWKHIGHVPRRQCMKVFLQLTGIYQNIGLKKLDAVRYGIRVATQRLEENNTSINQWVDVDSIESFLMKYENKNIPLKAFDELVLKRKWGRVHKDLGPE; via the coding sequence ATGCTTAAATCCCAAAAAGAAATGACAATATTTTATAAGGGCATTGATTATTTTAATGATAATCAATATAAAAAGGCCCACAAAGAATGGGAAATTCTATGGAAACATATTGGTCATGTACCTAGGAGGCAATGCATGAAGGTGTTTTTGCAGCTTACGGGAATTTATCAAAACATTGGATTAAAAAAGTTGGATGCGGTGCGCTATGGGATAAGAGTTGCCACTCAACGGTTAGAAGAAAATAATACATCTATTAATCAGTGGGTTGATGTTGATTCTATTGAGTCATTCCTAATGAAGTATGAGAATAAAAATATACCACTTAAAGCTTTTGATGAACTTGTATTAAAAAGAAAATGGGGTAGAGTTCACAAAGACCTCGGACCTGAGTGA
- the lepB gene encoding signal peptidase I, protein MLEVRDKLIHIDSNPYPLPENGKFVMSPLSPSFVQQDIFLGQQGNKDNFKSLKMPQKGDKIAISPDNAQLLLHLMLLDGHELKLISGGREFPFTMVSPDELYRRKGKVEVYTPYYPQGNLLVPWSNNMPKGNLLIDGKPIGDLDYYTVEQDYYWAMGDNRDDSLDSRYWGFVPKSHILGEALFTYFSLDLKSWIPRFNRIGTIIQ, encoded by the coding sequence ATGCTGGAAGTCAGAGACAAGCTAATCCATATTGATTCCAACCCCTATCCGCTCCCTGAAAATGGGAAATTTGTTATGTCCCCACTGTCCCCTTCGTTCGTTCAACAAGATATTTTTCTCGGGCAGCAAGGGAATAAGGATAATTTTAAATCGTTAAAGATGCCCCAAAAAGGTGATAAGATTGCAATATCTCCTGACAATGCACAGTTGTTACTGCATCTTATGCTTCTCGATGGTCATGAATTAAAATTGATAAGCGGTGGAAGGGAATTTCCCTTTACTATGGTGAGTCCCGATGAGTTATATCGTCGAAAAGGGAAGGTGGAAGTTTATACGCCATATTATCCTCAAGGAAATCTGCTTGTGCCATGGTCAAATAATATGCCAAAAGGCAATTTGCTTATTGACGGGAAACCTATAGGTGACCTTGATTATTATACCGTGGAGCAGGATTACTATTGGGCTATGGGTGACAATCGAGATGACAGTCTAGACTCACGATATTGGGGGTTTGTGCCGAAGTCCCATATTCTGGGTGAAGCTCTATTTACTTATTTTTCACTCGATCTAAAATCGTGGATTCCACGGTTTAACCGAATTGGCACTATTATTCAATAG